The following are encoded together in the Sediminitomix flava genome:
- a CDS encoding glycosyltransferase family 117 protein, producing MNQSLTKKQFNKVNNLLGWSVFLISLIVYVMTMEETASFWDCSEFIAVSYKLMVPHPPGTPLYLLINRFFSFLAFGDVEKVAYWINFSSALMSALTILFMHWSIVLVGMRFLKPNEKGGQSLKNTLLLMGGGVIGSLIYTFSDSFWFSAVEAEVYAISSFLTAIAFWAVLRIQFIEDEATVNRWILLIAYILGLSIGIHLMILLVIPALALAYYFKKNPNGDLKGSIIALVIGSGILLVVNGAIPGLPVLAGKFEIFFINSMGMPFGSGAFIFTILLIGGVVYGIYYSHKVGNSLMNTAFLSAAFILIGYTSYAVIVIRSNYEPPIDENDPGEDIMSLVSYLKREQYGYRPLIYGPHFMAEQTQARTEKEREAREKDREPVYRMNKEKGIYEIYDYRSTERYYDSKDMMLFPRMYSGQGNHPDLYREWTGLAKGQSPDFFTNLEFFFKYQLGHMYLRYFFWNFVGRDSDEKDAGVMMPFDSKEHKYAMAYQPDGSVGFSQVDLPEELVENKARNNFYMLPFILGLVGMFFHYNRDKRGFWVMTILFVITGIALVVYLNSPPVEPRERDYIYVGSFYVFAMWAGLGVMALADRLGKALSGASAPIAATALCAIVPLIMAASGWSNHNRSNRWHSIDQARNTLASCAPNAILFTGGDNDTFPLWYIQNVEGFRTDVRVAVLSYFSTDWYLNQMRNKEYESDALPFSISEHNYRAGKNDYVPLVPDERAKGGINAKTFVNLVNKNHPMVQVGLSDGSSTAKLLSDTFVLDVDKEKIKSLGAVPKEKEDRIVDKMVWSLRPGRRHIFKNELALLDLIVSSNWERPIYFNNTSSQTIAMDLRKYLQLEGMTFRLMPIVAEQSSDVGEVNTSKMLENVKNFRFREMNNEAVYYDDEYRKFGANTRNNFYRLAEDLYYKDRDEEAKAVMDSILNEIPDKTIPYSFFAPKYVELYHKLGDHEKANEIAETIARRSSQNVNYAAAIRDKSTSSYGRSGLMILQQLAMLYRGSLQAEKERLTLLESAVDRGEDLQLPKEEYNNEVEITKELIKLYTEKEKEYSDKFGEAYKLLYGNR from the coding sequence ATGAATCAGAGTTTAACAAAAAAGCAGTTCAACAAGGTGAATAATCTGTTGGGCTGGAGCGTATTTTTAATCTCCCTGATCGTCTATGTGATGACGATGGAAGAGACTGCAAGTTTCTGGGATTGTTCGGAGTTTATTGCAGTATCATACAAGCTTATGGTACCTCACCCTCCAGGAACACCCCTTTATTTATTGATTAACCGATTCTTTTCTTTCTTAGCCTTTGGCGATGTTGAAAAGGTTGCGTATTGGATTAACTTCTCTTCTGCACTTATGAGTGCTCTGACCATTCTGTTTATGCACTGGTCAATTGTACTTGTCGGAATGAGATTCTTAAAGCCTAATGAAAAGGGAGGTCAATCTCTAAAGAATACCTTGCTATTGATGGGAGGTGGTGTGATCGGTTCTTTGATCTACACATTCTCTGATTCATTCTGGTTCTCGGCTGTAGAAGCAGAGGTTTATGCGATTTCATCTTTTCTAACAGCAATCGCATTCTGGGCTGTACTTCGTATCCAGTTCATTGAAGATGAAGCAACCGTAAACCGTTGGATTTTATTGATTGCTTATATTCTAGGGCTTTCAATTGGTATTCACTTGATGATTTTGCTTGTGATTCCAGCATTGGCTTTGGCTTACTATTTCAAGAAAAACCCGAATGGAGACTTGAAGGGGAGTATCATTGCTTTAGTTATTGGTAGTGGTATTCTTTTAGTTGTAAACGGAGCAATTCCTGGATTACCTGTTTTAGCAGGGAAATTTGAGATTTTCTTCATCAATTCAATGGGAATGCCATTTGGCTCTGGTGCATTTATTTTCACAATTCTTCTGATTGGAGGCGTAGTTTACGGAATTTACTATTCTCATAAGGTTGGAAATTCATTAATGAATACCGCATTTTTGAGTGCCGCTTTCATTTTGATTGGTTATACGTCTTATGCTGTAATTGTAATTCGTTCTAATTACGAGCCACCAATTGATGAGAATGATCCGGGTGAAGATATTATGAGCTTGGTTTCTTATTTGAAGCGTGAGCAATACGGATACCGTCCGCTGATTTATGGACCACATTTTATGGCAGAGCAAACGCAGGCACGTACAGAAAAAGAACGTGAAGCGCGTGAGAAAGATCGTGAGCCAGTTTATAGAATGAATAAAGAAAAGGGTATCTATGAAATCTACGATTACCGTAGCACGGAAAGATATTACGATTCTAAAGATATGATGCTTTTCCCTCGTATGTACAGTGGTCAAGGGAACCACCCAGACTTGTACAGAGAGTGGACAGGTTTAGCAAAAGGACAGAGTCCTGACTTCTTCACAAACCTAGAATTCTTCTTTAAGTATCAGCTTGGTCATATGTATTTGCGTTATTTCTTCTGGAACTTTGTAGGAAGAGACAGTGATGAAAAAGACGCAGGTGTAATGATGCCATTTGACTCTAAAGAGCATAAATATGCGATGGCGTATCAGCCTGATGGCTCGGTTGGATTCTCACAAGTTGATTTGCCTGAAGAATTAGTTGAAAATAAAGCAAGAAATAACTTCTACATGCTTCCATTTATTTTGGGACTTGTAGGTATGTTCTTCCACTATAATAGAGATAAGCGTGGTTTCTGGGTAATGACAATCTTGTTTGTGATTACAGGTATTGCCCTTGTCGTTTATCTGAACTCACCACCTGTTGAACCAAGAGAGCGTGATTACATTTATGTAGGTTCATTCTATGTCTTTGCAATGTGGGCCGGTCTTGGAGTAATGGCTTTAGCAGATCGTTTGGGGAAAGCCTTGAGTGGTGCATCAGCTCCAATTGCGGCAACAGCTCTTTGTGCTATTGTGCCATTGATTATGGCTGCTTCAGGATGGAGCAATCACAATCGTTCAAACCGTTGGCATTCGATTGATCAAGCTCGAAATACATTAGCGAGTTGTGCTCCTAATGCTATTCTGTTTACAGGAGGAGATAATGATACATTCCCATTGTGGTATATTCAAAACGTAGAAGGTTTCCGTACAGATGTTCGTGTAGCAGTATTGAGTTACTTCAGCACAGATTGGTACTTGAACCAAATGCGTAATAAAGAATATGAATCTGATGCTTTACCATTTAGCATTAGTGAACATAATTATAGAGCTGGTAAAAATGATTATGTTCCTTTAGTACCAGATGAAAGAGCAAAAGGTGGAATTAATGCTAAGACATTTGTGAACTTGGTAAATAAAAACCACCCGATGGTTCAAGTTGGACTTTCAGACGGTTCTAGTACTGCAAAACTTCTTTCTGATACATTTGTATTGGATGTTGATAAAGAAAAAATCAAATCGCTTGGTGCAGTGCCTAAAGAAAAAGAAGATCGAATTGTAGACAAAATGGTTTGGAGTCTTCGTCCAGGAAGAAGACATATCTTCAAAAATGAATTGGCATTATTAGATTTGATCGTTTCAAGTAACTGGGAACGTCCTATTTATTTTAACAATACTTCTTCTCAGACTATCGCGATGGATCTGCGTAAGTACCTGCAATTGGAAGGTATGACATTCAGATTGATGCCTATCGTAGCAGAGCAATCTAGTGATGTTGGAGAAGTAAATACTAGCAAAATGCTAGAGAACGTGAAGAACTTCCGTTTCAGAGAAATGAACAACGAGGCAGTTTATTATGATGATGAGTACCGTAAGTTTGGTGCAAATACTCGTAATAACTTCTACCGTTTAGCAGAAGATCTTTATTACAAAGACAGAGATGAGGAGGCGAAAGCTGTGATGGATTCTATTTTGAATGAAATTCCAGATAAGACAATTCCTTATAGCTTCTTTGCTCCAAAATATGTAGAGCTTTACCATAAGTTAGGAGATCATGAGAAAGCGAATGAAATAGCTGAAACTATTGCTCGTCGTTCTTCTCAAAATGTGAATTATGCAGCAGCTATCAGAGATAAGTCTACGAGTTCTTATGGAAGAAGCGGTTTGATGATTCTTCAGCAATTGGCAATGCTTTATAGAGGTTCTCTTCAAGCGGAGAAAGAACGTCTGACTTTGTTGGAGTCTGCGGTAGATAGAGGTGAAGACCTTCAGTTACCTAAAGAAGAGTATAATAATGAAGTTGAGATAACTAAAGAGTTAATCAAGCTTTACACGGAGAAAGAAAAAGAGTATTCGGATAAGTTTGGTGAAGCATATAAGTTACTTTACGGAAATAGATAA
- a CDS encoding D-alanine--D-alanine ligase, with the protein MKKTIAVAMGGYSSEYQISINSGNVVYESLDRNLFEAYRVIIELKSWYVLLDDNSKIEIDKNDFGFEYQGKKITFDGVFNAIHGTPGEDGKLVGYFDMLNIPYTSCLPFEAALTFNKRECNAVAKQYEIPVAESVFLSSDMEIKTDEIIEKVGLPCFVKPNRAGSSFGISKVKTEAELLPAIHLALKEDSQILIESFLEGTEVSVGTMRKDGEVLVLPITEIRSENEFFDYEAKYEGKSQEITPAEISDVQTAAVRELAAKVYQSLNLKGFVRTDFIIVKDQPYLLEVNTIPGLSRASIIPQQVNEMGMTLTEFFTGALQAILA; encoded by the coding sequence ATGAAAAAGACGATTGCAGTCGCTATGGGCGGCTATTCTTCTGAATACCAAATTTCAATTAATAGTGGTAATGTGGTTTATGAATCTTTAGACCGCAATTTATTTGAAGCATACCGTGTCATTATTGAGCTTAAAAGCTGGTATGTTTTGTTGGATGATAATTCAAAAATTGAAATTGATAAAAACGATTTTGGCTTTGAATATCAAGGTAAGAAAATCACTTTTGATGGCGTATTCAATGCAATCCATGGCACACCTGGTGAAGATGGCAAACTAGTGGGCTATTTCGATATGCTCAATATTCCTTATACTTCTTGCCTTCCGTTTGAAGCTGCACTTACTTTCAATAAAAGAGAATGTAATGCTGTCGCGAAACAATATGAGATTCCTGTAGCCGAATCAGTATTCCTTTCTAGCGATATGGAAATCAAGACAGATGAAATTATAGAGAAAGTTGGACTTCCGTGCTTCGTAAAACCAAACAGAGCAGGTTCTTCATTTGGAATTAGTAAGGTAAAAACCGAAGCAGAGCTTTTGCCCGCAATCCACTTAGCTCTGAAAGAAGATTCTCAGATTTTGATTGAAAGCTTCTTAGAAGGAACAGAAGTTTCTGTGGGTACAATGCGAAAAGATGGAGAAGTGTTGGTACTTCCTATCACTGAAATCCGTTCTGAAAATGAGTTTTTCGACTACGAAGCGAAATACGAAGGAAAATCTCAAGAAATAACACCTGCTGAAATTTCAGATGTACAAACGGCTGCAGTTCGTGAATTAGCTGCTAAAGTCTATCAATCTTTAAATCTGAAAGGCTTTGTGCGCACAGATTTCATTATCGTAAAAGATCAACCTTATTTATTGGAAGTAAATACAATACCAGGTTTATCAAGAGCCAGTATCATTCCTCAACAAGTCAATGAAATGGGAATGACTTTAACAGAATTTTTCACAGGAGCCTTACAAGCAATTTTAGCTTAA
- a CDS encoding tetratricopeptide repeat protein has translation MKEKKENNQKQQPHQPTAAEEAMKSIESTEALQEELSRTQKFFDENKSLVTGVLGGICVLVVAYFGYNMYIEKQDQAAQAELSSAVFYMEKDSLQTALEGDGNYTSGLLAVADDFSSTPAGNLAHFYAGLSYLKLGEFDNAIAQLEKFSSSDLLVQARAYALIGDAYSEKQAYGDAISFYKKAADYKGNDEFTPVYLQKLAFAQEANSDKDAAAATYNTLIEEYPNSAESRDAKKYLAGLGL, from the coding sequence ATGAAAGAGAAAAAAGAAAATAATCAAAAGCAACAGCCTCACCAGCCAACAGCTGCTGAAGAAGCTATGAAAAGCATTGAATCTACTGAGGCTCTTCAAGAAGAACTAAGTAGAACACAAAAGTTCTTCGACGAAAACAAATCATTAGTTACGGGAGTACTTGGAGGTATTTGTGTATTAGTTGTAGCTTACTTTGGTTATAACATGTACATCGAAAAACAAGATCAAGCTGCTCAAGCGGAATTGTCTTCGGCTGTTTTTTACATGGAAAAAGATTCTCTTCAAACAGCATTGGAAGGTGATGGAAACTATACTTCAGGTTTGTTAGCTGTAGCTGACGACTTTAGTTCTACTCCTGCGGGCAACTTGGCTCATTTTTATGCAGGGCTTTCTTATTTGAAGTTGGGTGAGTTTGATAACGCAATTGCTCAATTGGAAAAATTCAGCTCAAGCGATCTTTTGGTTCAAGCTAGAGCTTATGCTTTGATTGGCGATGCTTATAGTGAAAAGCAAGCTTACGGAGATGCAATCTCTTTCTACAAAAAAGCTGCTGACTACAAAGGTAATGATGAGTTCACTCCTGTATACTTGCAAAAACTTGCTTTTGCTCAAGAAGCAAACAGTGATAAAGATGCAGCAGCTGCAACTTACAATACACTTATCGAAGAGTATCCAAACTCAGCAGAAAGCAGAGATGCTAAAAAATATTTGGCAGGTTTAGGTCTATAA